Proteins encoded by one window of Panicum virgatum strain AP13 chromosome 7N, P.virgatum_v5, whole genome shotgun sequence:
- the LOC120682459 gene encoding FT-interacting protein 1-like → MHLDSNHITSALVRHLFDLFTSLPVSTIASSFCKEVFAQSLARFVPPCMPSLAGDGEADHLTNSADTSRANARRGHPLPASPVMAYPYVFRAQAPPVRVEDHKAAKDAAAPVAPQAREQWPAGASRSARPHGAGARWLGGLGSGERLASAYDLVETMQYLYVRVVKARGLPASAVSGGCSPYVEARVGNYRGATRHLEGTSGPEWNQVFAFSMDRVQATALEVLVRDKDALARDGCVGRVAFDIAEAPVRVPPDSPLAPQWYCLEGTGGKMAASGEVMLAVWVGTQADEAFADTWHADAASARGGGGAAAVQSTRSKVYVTPKLWYLRISVLEAQDVVPPGAGGIADKGRHADVFAKVQVGGMVLRTRPCAPRSPMSLAWNEELVFAVAEPFDEPAVLIVEARVHPGKDEIIGRVVLPLTLFEKRLDRRQVQAQWFSLEPFGRPPEAVFAGRVQLRACLEGAYHVMEEPTMYASDTRPTARQLWRPAIAVLEVGVLGAQGLTPMKTVDGRGTTDAYCVAKYGHKWVCTRTVVDSCSPRWNEQYTWEVYDPCTVLTLAVFDNCQLGTAAAGGSGAARDQRFGKVRIRLSTLEMDKVYTTAHPLVVLHPSGLRKNGELCLAVRLTCLSLGSVVLLYGQPFLPKMHYVHPFTVLQLDNLRRQAMGIVAARLSRAEPPLRREVVEYMLDADSHAWSIRRSKANFFRVTALLAGAASTARWLADVCRWKNPAATVLVHALFVTLMCFPELILPTLFLYMSAAGLWSYRRRPRRPPHMDARLSCAEAVHPDELDEELDTFPTSRPNAVVRLRYDRLRSVAGQIQTVVGDVATQGERVRSLLAWRDPRATGMFTAFCLVAAVVLYVTPIRVVALVVGLYVLRHPRFRSRMPSAAGNFFKRLPSRADTML, encoded by the coding sequence ATGCACCTCGACTCGAACCACATCACCTCAGCTTTAGTCCGGCATCTATTTGATCTTTTTACATCACTGCCGGTATCCACAATTGCTTCAAGCTTCTGCAAGGAAGTGTTCGCACAGTCCCTTGCTCGCTTCGTGCCACCTTGCATGCCTTCCCTTGCCGGCGACGGGGAAGCCGACCACCTAACCAACAGCGCGGACACGTCGAGAGCGAACGCCCGGCGCGGCCATCCCTTGCCGGCCTCGCCGGTCATGGCGTACCCGTACGTGTTCCGCGCGCAGGCGCCACCAGTGAGAGTGGAGGATCACAAGGCCGccaaggacgcggcggcgccggtggcgccACAGGCCAGGGAGCAGTGGCCGGCCGGTGCCAGCAGAAGCGCGCGCCcacacggcgccggcgcccggtgGCTGGGCGGCCTTGGCTCCGGGGAGAGGCTGGCCAGCGCCTACGACCTCGTGGAGACGATGCAGTATCTGTACGTGCGCGTCGTCAAGGCGCGCGGGCTCCCAGCGAGCGCCGTCTCCGGCGGGTGCAGCCCCTACGTGGAGGCGCGCGTCGGCAACTACCGCGGCGCGACGCGGCATCTCGAGGGCACGTCCGGCCCCGAGTGGAACCAGGTGTTCGCCTTCTCCATGGACCGCGTCCAGGCCACGGCGCTCGAGGTGTTGGTCAGGGACAAGGATGCCCTGGCGCGCGACGGCTGCGTCGGCAGGGTCGCGTTCGACATCGCCGAGGCGCCCGTGCGCGTGCCGCCGGACAGCCCGCTCGCGCCGCAGTGGTACTGCCTCGAGGGGACTGGCGGCAAGATGGCGGCAAGCGGCGAGGTCATGCTCGCCGTCTGGGTCGGCACGCAGGCGGACGAGGCGTTCGCGGACACGTGGCACGCCGACGCCGCgtcggcccgcggcggcggcggcgcggcggccgtgcaGAGCACGCGGTCCAAGGTGTACGTGACGCCGAAGCTGTGGTACCTCCGGATAAGCGTGCTCGAGGCTCAGGACGtcgtgccgcccggcgccggTGGCATTGCGGACAAAGGCCGGCACGCCGACGTCTTCGCCAAGGTGCAAGTCGGCGGCATGGTGCTCAGGACCAGGCCTTGCGCCCCGAGGAGTCCGATGAGCCTGGCGTGGAACGAGGAGCTGGTGTTCGCCGTGGCAGAGCCGTTCGACGAGCCGGCGGTGCTCATCGTCGAGGCCCGCGTGCACCCCGGGAAGGACGAGATCATTGGACGCGTCGTGCTGCCGCTCACGCTCTTCGAGAAGCGGCTGGATCGCCGCCAGGTCCAGGCGCAGTGGTTCAGCCTGGAGCCGTTCGGGCGGCCGCCGGAGGCCGTCTTCGCCGGCCGTGTGCAACTCCGTGCGTGCCTCGAGGGCGCGTACCACGTCATGGAGGAGCCGACCATGTACGCCAGCGACACGcgccctaccgcccggcagctTTGGCGCCCGGCGATCGCCGTGCTGGAAGTTGGCGTCCTCGGCGCGCAGGGGCTCACCCCGATGAAGACGGTCGACGGCCGCGGCACGACGGACGCGTACTGCGTCGCCAAGTACGGGCACAAGTGGGTGTGCACGCGCACCGTCGTGGACTCGTGCAGCCCCCGATGGAACGAGCAGTACACGTGGGAGGTCTACGACCCGTGCACGGTGCTCACGCTCGCCGTGTTCGACAACTGCCAActcggcaccgccgccgccggcggcagcggcgccgccaGGGACCAGAGGTTCGGCAAGGTCAGGATCCGGCTCTCGACGCTGGAGATGGACAAGGTGTACACCACCGCGCACCCGCTCGTCGTGCTGCACCCGTCCGGCCTGCGCAAGAACGGCGAGCTCTGCCTCGCCGTGCGCCTCACCTGCCTCTCCCTCGGCAGCGTCGTGCTCCTCTACGGCCAGCCCTTCCTCCCCAAGATGCACTACGTCCACCCGTTCACCGTCCTGCAGCTGGACAACCTGCGGCGGCAGGCGATGGGCATCGTGGCGGCGAGGCTGAGCCGGGCCgagccgccgctgcgccggGAGGTGGTGGAGTACATGCTGGACGCGGACTCGCACGCGTGGAGCATCCGGCGGAGCAAGGCCAACTTCTTCCGCGTcacggcgctgctcgccggcgcggccagCACGGCGCGGTGGCTCGCCGACGTGTGCCGCTGGAAGAACCCGGCGGCGACGGTCCTCGTGCACGCCCTCTTCGTGACCCTCATGTGCTTCCCGGAGCTCATCCTGCCGACCTTGTTTCTGTACATGTCCGCGGCTGGGCTCTGGAGCtaccggcgccgcccgcgccggccgccgcacatGGACGCGAGGCTCTCGTGCGCCGAGGCGGTCCACCCCGACGAGCTCGACGAGGAGCTGGACACGTTCCCGACGTCGAGGCCCAACGCCGTGGTGCGCCTGCGGTACGACCGGCTGCGGAGCGTCGCCGGGCAGATCCAGACGGTGGTCGGGGACGTGGCGACGCAGGGCGAGCGGGTGCGGTCGCTGCTCGCGTGGAGGGACCCGAGGGCCACGGGAATGTTCACGGCGTTctgcctcgtcgccgccgtcgtgctcTACGTCACCCCCATCCGGGTCGTGGCGCTCGTCGTCGGGCTGTACGTGCTCCGCCACCCGCGGTTCCGGAGTCGCATGCCGTCGGCTGCCGGCAACTTCTTCAAGAGGCTGCCGTCCCGGGCTGACACTATGCTGTAG
- the LOC120683154 gene encoding protein POLYCHOME-like translates to MPDESRDGRRAALADLSGGTGGGGFFIRRVASPGALAARGIRKPLARRYISPSRNKENLLPVWALRATPTKRRSPLPEWYPRTPLRDITAIARAIQRSRLRIAAAQQQSQRPDQSPQSVNVTTTPGQAEQNAPHSADASQAVASGSGSTERETVANPATTLAGDNLRAPSSPAESSLETPSKPMDPALAGIVEKKLSSSIEKIEKLVRRNRKRTPKAAQASRRATQRRNLMSMR, encoded by the exons ATGCCTGATGAGTCCAGGGACGGCAGGAGGGCGGCTCTCGCCGACCTCTCCGGCGGGACTGGGGGCGGAGGGTTCTTCATCAGGAGGGTGGCCTCGCCGGGAGCACTGGCGGCGAGGGGCATCCGTAAGCCGCTGGCGCGGCGGTATATTTCGCCTTCGAGGAACAAGGAGAACCTGCTGCCGGTTTGGGCCTTGAGGGCCACGCCGACGAAGAGGAGGAGCCCGCTTCCCGAATGGTATCCCAGGACGCCGCTCCGTGACATCACGGCAATTGCAAGG GCTATTCAGAGAAGCCGTTTAAGGATTGCTGCTGCTCAGCAGCAAAGTCAAAGGCCTGACCAGTCTCCGCAATCTGTAAACGTGACTACTACTCCAGGACAAGCAGAGCAGAACGCACCTCACAGCGCTGATGCTTCCCAGGCAGTTGCCTCTGGTTCTGGCTCAACTGAAAGAGAAACTGTAGCAAACCCTGCAACTACCTTGGCTGGTGACAATCTTAGGGCGCCTTCCTCACCAGCGGAAAGCTCATTGGAGACTCCATCCAAACCAATGGATCCTGCCCTTGCTGGCATTGTTGAGAAGAAACTGTCCAGCTCAATAGAGAAGATAGAAAAGTTGGTGAGGAGAAACCGGAAGCGAACACCAAAGGCTGCTCAGGCCTCTAGGAGGGCCACCCAGAGGCGCAATCTGATGTCCATGCGATGA
- the LOC120680541 gene encoding uncharacterized protein LOC120680541, with amino-acid sequence MAQMGVGRVSPSGRRTGPLLKTIKLLWIDGLDLLGPRVERVDPPYRRRRRRGHSSLAPSRDTGPAEAASRTAAAPHLSRPLQAAVVAGQRGATGSRFQVAPGAQAPLGPPVPPPPAKAAAERGLPEVLKFSVAQDFWLGFL; translated from the exons ATGGCCCAGATGGGGGTGGGGCGGGTCAGCCCGTCGGGTCGCCGAACCGGGCCCCTTTTGAAAACCATCAAACTGCTATGGATCGATGGATTGGATTTACTCGGACCTAGGGTCGAGCGGGTCGACCcaccctaccgccgccgccgccgtaggggGCACAGCTCGCTGGCGCCGTCGCGCGACACCGGCCCCGCAGAGGCAGctagccgcaccgccgccgctccccaccTGAGCCGCCCCTTACAAGCAGCGGTGGTGGCCGGGCAGCGCGGCGCGACCGGCTCCCGGTTCCAGGTCGCGCCGGGAGCGCAGGCACCGCTGGGTCctccggtgccgccgccgccagcaaagGCTGCCGCCGAGAGGGGCCTCCCTGAAGTCCTCAAGTTCTCTGTGGCGCAAG ACTTTTGGCTGGGATTTCTGTAG
- the LOC120681173 gene encoding uncharacterized protein LOC120681173: protein MASLGLWAVLPPDLLRFISDGFVLPLESYSSIRGVCTAWRSALPTAAPLLLTVSGLDAPRHRQVVSASFLTAGRSFHLSELPKGGQLVGSSNGWIAVDTIWPGIFLLNPTSVECRWFDLFPLRDGDDVPVHKVVFAPNPTADDFTAVAICGPRELAYARARDMRWTFMDVAMAEQGDKLADLVYDTDGRKVNCVTAHGDVHVFHVPGCRRRRPRVAPLQANRAGGLFAPPYDTASKHTAKDASGVRPNCVYWIDERSRFQPMVFDMATRTSTLAEFIGGWQNQTKRALAP from the exons ATGGCGTCGTTGGGGCTTTGGGCGGTTCTCCCCCCGGATCTCTTACGTTTCATCAGCGATGGCTTCGTTCTCCCGTTAGAGTCCTACTCCTCCATCCGCGGCGTCTGCACCGCCTGGCGCTCCGCCCTCCCGACGGCAGCCCCTTTGCTCCTCACCGTTTCTGGTCTCGACGCTCCTCGCCATCGCCAGGTCGTGTCCGCCTCGTTCCTCACGGCGGGCCGCTCGTTCCACCTCTCCGAGCTCCCCAAAGGCGGTCAACTCGTCGGCTCGAGCAACGGCTGGATAGCCGTCGACACCATCTGGCCGGGCATCTTCCTCCTGAACCCTACCTCTGTGGAATGCAGGTGGTTCGATCTCTTCCCGCTGAGGGACGGCGACGACGTGCCTGTGCATAAGGTCGTGTTCGCGCCGAACCCCACGGCCGACGACTTTACCGCCGTGGCGATCTGCGGCCCGCGCGAGCTCGCCTACGCCAGGGCTCGGGACATGAGGTGGACGTTCATGGACGTCGCCATGGCAGAGCAGGGCGACAAGCTCGCCGACCTGGTCTACGACACCGACGGTCGCAAGGTCAACTGCGTCACCGCGCACGGAGACGTGCACGTGTTCCACGTCcccggctgccggcggcggaggcccagaGTCGCGCCCTTACAAGCCaaccgcgccggcggcctcttCGCCCCGCCCTACGACACCGCGTCCAAGCACACAGCAA AGGACGCCTCAGGGGTGAGGCCCAACTGTGTGTACTGGATCGACGAGCGGTCGAGGTTTCAGCCCATGGTGTTCGACATGGCCACCAGAACATCCACGCTGGCCGAGTTCATCGGTGGATGGCAAAACCAGACCAAACGAGCACTAGCACCGTGA